A genome region from Chitinophagales bacterium includes the following:
- a CDS encoding polysaccharide deacetylase family protein: MRIVYSWIQKWFSQLQFFYTGSETWHLTIDDGPSPNTLWILDLLDTYNTKAIFFCIGKNIEAYPDFFNEILKRGHQVGYHSYSHTNVWRQNNHEFVQDFEKCEAIFKSKIYRPPYGKMTWYIFQYLKKKGIKIMLWDILTEDWKMNIDPMEKIKSKIKQAKNGSIFVFHDNEKSFQNLKIMLPYYLMEMR; encoded by the coding sequence GTGAGAATTGTTTATTCTTGGATTCAAAAATGGTTTAGCCAGCTTCAATTTTTCTACACTGGGTCTGAAACTTGGCACCTCACGATAGATGACGGACCTAGTCCGAATACCTTATGGATATTAGATTTGCTGGATACCTATAACACAAAAGCTATATTTTTCTGTATAGGAAAAAATATCGAAGCCTATCCTGACTTTTTTAATGAAATATTAAAAAGAGGACATCAAGTGGGCTATCATTCCTATTCACATACAAATGTGTGGCGTCAGAATAATCATGAATTTGTGCAGGATTTTGAAAAATGTGAAGCAATTTTTAAGTCCAAAATTTATCGCCCTCCTTATGGGAAAATGACCTGGTACATATTTCAATATCTAAAGAAAAAAGGTATAAAAATAATGCTGTGGGATATCTTGACCGAAGATTGGAAAATGAATATAGACCCTATGGAAAAAATCAAGTCAAAAATCAAACAGGCAAAAAATGGTTCCATTTTCGTATTTCATGATAATGAAAAATCATTTCAAAATTTGAAAATTATGTTACCGTATTATTTAATGGAAATGAGATAA
- a CDS encoding GNAT family N-acetyltransferase: MSLIRARKNICTFVYYKFTKSLSISKIIYASPQYWALLRMREIELRLPLGMRYQKLDIKNEAEEWIYAYFLQDRIVASCQFIIEGDKAKMRQVATVKTYQGRGIGKDLFMHCEEELRKHGIKEIYCHARKNAIPFYEKLNFEIYSDEFDEVGIPHLKMKKTLV, encoded by the coding sequence ATGAGTTTAATCAGGGCAAGAAAAAATATATGTACATTTGTCTATTACAAATTTACGAAATCTTTGAGTATCTCGAAAATAATTTATGCTAGTCCTCAATATTGGGCTTTGCTTCGTATGCGAGAAATCGAGTTGCGATTGCCTCTCGGCATGCGATATCAGAAATTGGATATAAAAAATGAAGCGGAAGAGTGGATTTATGCTTATTTTTTACAAGACCGAATTGTGGCTTCTTGTCAGTTTATCATAGAAGGAGATAAAGCAAAAATGCGCCAAGTGGCTACAGTCAAAACCTATCAAGGCAGAGGAATAGGAAAAGATTTATTTATGCATTGCGAAGAAGAGCTGAGGAAACATGGAATAAAAGAAATATACTGTCATGCTAGGAAAAATGCGATTCCTTTTTATGAAAAACTAAACTTCGAGATTTATTCTGATGAATTTGATGAGGTGGGTATTCCTCACTTGAAAATGAAAAAGACCTTGGTGTGA